The genomic interval GTTTAATAATGGATTCAGCTCCGGACTACGAGTTCAGGACCACCTTTGTCCCGGGGCTTCACGATTCGACTTCCGCCCGAGGGATAGGACAGCTCGTTCAAGGGGCTAAGATACACTACCTGCAATACTTCAGACCGATAGGGAACTTACTTTCGGAGGAATACAGACACTCAAGGGCTCTCACCGAAGGAGAGCTAAAGGGATACGCCGGTATAATAGCTCCCTACGTGGAGGAAGTTAAGTGCAGAATCTGACAAAAACAGAGAGGATGAGCGTAATGAAGGAAGACAACAGAACTAGATGTGAGGTATATTCGAGGGTCGTCGGTTTTCTCTCCCCTGTATCCCAGTGGAACAAAGGCAAAAAAGAGGAGTTTTCCGATAGGCTTACTTTCGACAGGTCTACAGGACAAGAAACCGTAAAAAAAGCCTGAGAGGCACCATGACCGGGAGGCTAAGGATCCTTCAGGTGTTATCGCAGCGTCCCGAGAGCACAGGGAGTGGATTATACGTCCGCTCCCTGATAGAGGAGGG from Dethiosulfovibrio salsuginis carries:
- the nrdD gene encoding anaerobic ribonucleoside-triphosphate reductase, whose translation is MSVMKEDNRTRCEVYSRVVGFLSPVSQWNKGKKEEFSDRLTFDRSTGQETVKKA